One region of Thiomonas intermedia genomic DNA includes:
- a CDS encoding aldo/keto reductase: MTLPDRRLPDGTAIPAIGLGTWRMGERAQARDAEVLAVREALRLGYRLIDTAEMYGEGGAESMLGEALRQAFSAGEARRESLTLVSKVYPHHASTRGVVEACERSLRRLKVDQIDLYLLHWRGAFALSDTLEGFAQLQRRGLIRHWGVSNFDVSDMEELFALPGGTECASNQVYYSLEARGIEFDLLPWQQRHQLPLMAYSPIGQGALGAHPALQAMGQSLGASAAQVALAWVLRQPDVIAIPKAVRSAHLRDNLAAAQLPLSASDLQHLDALFNPPRGKQPLAMI, translated from the coding sequence ATGACCCTACCCGACCGACGATTACCCGACGGCACCGCCATCCCCGCCATCGGACTGGGCACCTGGCGCATGGGCGAACGAGCGCAGGCGCGCGACGCCGAAGTGCTCGCTGTTCGCGAGGCATTGCGCCTGGGATACCGTCTCATCGACACCGCCGAGATGTATGGCGAAGGCGGCGCCGAGAGCATGCTGGGAGAGGCGTTGAGGCAGGCTTTTTCCGCGGGCGAAGCGCGGCGCGAATCGCTCACGCTTGTCAGCAAGGTCTATCCGCACCACGCCAGCACGCGCGGCGTGGTCGAGGCCTGCGAGCGCAGCCTGCGGCGGCTCAAGGTCGATCAGATCGACCTCTATCTGCTGCACTGGCGGGGCGCGTTCGCCTTGTCCGACACGCTTGAAGGCTTCGCCCAGCTCCAGCGTCGCGGGCTGATCCGGCATTGGGGGGTGAGCAATTTCGATGTCAGCGATATGGAAGAGCTGTTCGCGCTGCCGGGCGGCACCGAATGTGCAAGCAATCAGGTCTATTACAGCCTGGAGGCGCGCGGCATCGAGTTCGACCTGCTGCCCTGGCAGCAGCGCCACCAGCTGCCGCTCATGGCCTACAGCCCCATCGGCCAGGGCGCGCTCGGCGCGCATCCTGCCTTGCAGGCCATGGGCCAGAGCCTTGGTGCCAGTGCCGCCCAGGTGGCGCTGGCCTGGGTGCTGCGTCAGCCGGACGTCATCGCCATCCCCAAGGCCGTGCGCAGCGCGCATCTGCGGGACAATCTGGCTGCGGCGCAACTGCCGCTTTCCGCATCGGACCTGCAGCACCTCGACGCCCTCTTCAACCCGCCCCGTGGCAAACAGCCCCTGGCCATGATTTGA
- a CDS encoding DUF4404 family protein: MSDTQIRDTLQRLHTVLQSQPTVDPELKGLLQTLEQDIQAALERQQTNTEPAQNDDLAEQAHTLATRFAAEHPNIDLALRELRSLLLGLGL, encoded by the coding sequence ATGTCCGACACGCAAATCCGCGACACCCTGCAGCGCCTGCACACTGTGCTGCAATCCCAGCCGACCGTCGATCCTGAACTCAAGGGTCTGCTGCAGACCCTGGAACAGGATATTCAGGCCGCGCTCGAACGCCAGCAGACCAACACCGAGCCCGCGCAGAACGACGATCTCGCCGAACAGGCCCATACCCTGGCCACCCGCTTCGCGGCAGAGCATCCGAACATCGATCTGGCGCTGCGCGAACTGCGCAGCCTGTTACTCGGGCTGGGGCTGTAG
- the pdxA gene encoding 4-hydroxythreonine-4-phosphate dehydrogenase PdxA: MSSSTSTTPPEVRRPMALTMGDACGIGPETLVRAFARGEAEGCVVYGDAAWLARTARAMSFSPDSSRPVIVALDDLAEWEAAPRGAMPVLPVVQLPEDLVIGQVDARAGAAAFACIDAAARDALAGRVAAVVTAPIHKAALHAAGVDFPGHTEILQHIADGVPVRMMLANDQLKTVLVTVHMALRQAIDAVTTEAVLHTLRIAHQAARAWGVERPRIAVAGLNPHAGESGLFGDEEARVIAPAIAQARSEGIEASGPYPPDTVFMRARHAPPEHPGAFDMVVAMYHDQGLIPVKYLGVEQGVNVTLGLPFVRTSPDHGTAFDIAGRDLADPSSLIAAIRMARQLSARHAVEGELQPQPE, encoded by the coding sequence ATGTCTTCCTCGACCTCGACAACCCCGCCTGAAGTCCGGCGCCCGATGGCGCTCACCATGGGCGACGCCTGCGGCATTGGCCCTGAAACCCTTGTGCGGGCATTCGCCCGGGGCGAAGCCGAGGGCTGCGTAGTCTATGGCGACGCCGCCTGGCTCGCACGCACCGCGCGCGCCATGTCGTTTTCACCGGACAGCAGTCGCCCCGTCATCGTGGCGCTCGACGATCTGGCGGAATGGGAGGCCGCACCGCGAGGCGCCATGCCCGTTCTGCCGGTCGTCCAGCTGCCGGAAGATCTTGTCATTGGCCAGGTGGATGCGCGTGCGGGTGCGGCCGCCTTCGCGTGCATCGACGCCGCAGCCCGCGATGCGCTGGCGGGACGCGTCGCCGCCGTGGTGACGGCGCCGATTCACAAGGCGGCGCTGCATGCGGCGGGGGTGGATTTTCCCGGGCATACCGAAATCCTGCAGCACATCGCGGACGGGGTGCCCGTGCGCATGATGCTGGCCAACGATCAGCTCAAAACCGTGCTGGTGACCGTGCACATGGCCCTCAGGCAGGCCATCGATGCGGTCACGACCGAGGCGGTGCTGCACACCCTGCGCATCGCCCATCAGGCGGCCCGCGCGTGGGGCGTGGAGCGGCCTCGCATCGCGGTGGCCGGGCTGAATCCGCATGCGGGCGAATCCGGGCTCTTCGGCGACGAAGAGGCGCGCGTCATTGCGCCTGCGATTGCCCAGGCGCGCAGCGAAGGCATCGAGGCCAGCGGACCTTACCCGCCCGATACGGTGTTCATGCGGGCGCGCCACGCGCCGCCCGAGCATCCCGGAGCTTTCGACATGGTCGTGGCGATGTATCACGACCAGGGCTTGATTCCGGTGAAGTATCTCGGCGTGGAGCAGGGGGTGAATGTGACGCTGGGTCTGCCCTTCGTGCGGACCAGCCCGGATCACGGCACGGCCTTCGACATCGCCGGCCGGGACCTTGCCGATCCCTCCAGCCTGATCGCGGCCATCCGCATGGCGCGCCAGCTCTCGGCGCGGCACGCGGTGGAGGGCGAACTACAGCCCCAGCCCGAGTAA
- a CDS encoding Nif3-like dinuclear metal center hexameric protein, translating to MRRDLLQGEIDTYLDCARFTDYCPNGLQVEGREDVQRIVTGVTASLALIERAIALRADALLVHHGYFWRGEDPRVIRQKRKRLGLLLAADLNLFAYHLPLDAHAEVGNNVMLARRLGWSVQGRFGKQQLGCLGRAPQDSVGALTQAIARDLGRVPLVVGEADAPVGLLAWCTGGAQDWIEDAWAAGARTYVSGEISEPTAHFAREMGITYLACGHHATERDGIRALGEHLAAHYGLDHVFLDLDNPA from the coding sequence ATGCGCAGAGATCTATTGCAGGGCGAAATCGATACCTATCTCGATTGCGCGCGTTTTACCGATTATTGTCCAAACGGACTGCAGGTCGAGGGCCGCGAGGACGTCCAGCGTATTGTGACGGGCGTGACTGCGAGCCTGGCCTTGATCGAGCGGGCCATTGCGCTTCGTGCCGACGCGCTGCTCGTGCACCACGGCTACTTCTGGCGTGGCGAAGATCCGCGCGTCATCCGTCAGAAGCGCAAGCGATTGGGGCTCTTGCTGGCCGCCGATCTCAATCTGTTCGCCTATCACTTGCCGCTCGACGCGCACGCCGAAGTCGGCAACAACGTGATGCTGGCGCGGCGTCTGGGCTGGTCGGTGCAGGGGCGTTTCGGCAAGCAGCAGCTCGGCTGCCTGGGCCGCGCCCCGCAGGATTCGGTGGGCGCGTTGACCCAGGCCATCGCCCGCGACCTGGGGCGTGTGCCCCTGGTGGTCGGCGAGGCCGATGCGCCGGTGGGGCTGCTGGCCTGGTGCACCGGCGGTGCGCAGGACTGGATCGAAGACGCCTGGGCCGCTGGTGCGCGAACCTATGTCAGCGGAGAAATCTCCGAACCCACGGCCCATTTCGCGCGCGAGATGGGCATCACCTATCTGGCCTGCGGCCATCACGCCACCGAGCGCGACGGCATTCGCGCACTCGGCGAGCATCTGGCCGCCCACTATGGACTCGACCATGTCTTCCTCGACCTCGACAACCCCGCCTGA
- a CDS encoding S1C family serine protease, with product MRRLWLLFSQTVTVALAALFVIATLKPAWIGFGASAPALKQTPTVVTIQDAPGTPTTQPAPGSYSAAALKAMPAVVSITTSKTPRRLPGRDPWLRQFQGGRQPTVGLGSGVIVSPDGYILTNNHVVEGADQIEVTLADGREAKAALVGRDPDTDLAVLRIQLTDLPVITFGNDTNAHVGDVVLAIGYPFGVGQTVTQGIISALGRTQLGINTFENFIQTDAAINPGNSGGALVDANGNLIGVNTAIFSRSGGSLGIGFAVPVSTARNVMQQLISTGQVVRGWIGVEPQDVTDHLARALNLPHPEGVVIVGVLRKGPADAAGVRPGDVVLDVNGKLVGNTGQLLNAVAALKPGSEAAIQVLRDGKATTLNVRIGTRPQNTSQNQPAEDSEGVLP from the coding sequence ATGCGACGCCTTTGGCTGCTATTTTCCCAGACTGTGACCGTTGCGCTTGCCGCGCTGTTCGTCATCGCCACACTCAAGCCAGCATGGATAGGCTTCGGTGCGTCCGCGCCCGCGCTGAAACAGACGCCCACCGTGGTCACCATTCAAGACGCGCCGGGCACGCCCACGACCCAACCCGCGCCGGGCAGCTATAGCGCCGCAGCCCTCAAAGCCATGCCGGCCGTCGTGTCCATCACGACCTCCAAGACGCCGCGACGCCTGCCGGGCCGCGACCCCTGGCTTCGCCAGTTTCAGGGCGGACGCCAACCGACCGTGGGGCTGGGCTCGGGGGTCATTGTCAGCCCTGATGGCTACATCCTGACGAACAACCACGTCGTCGAGGGTGCAGACCAGATCGAGGTCACCCTGGCTGATGGACGCGAAGCCAAGGCGGCCCTGGTCGGACGGGACCCGGACACGGATCTGGCGGTGCTTCGCATCCAACTCACCGATCTGCCCGTCATCACCTTCGGCAACGATACCAACGCTCACGTCGGCGATGTGGTGCTGGCCATCGGCTACCCCTTCGGCGTCGGTCAGACCGTCACCCAGGGCATCATCAGCGCGCTCGGCCGCACGCAGTTGGGCATCAACACGTTCGAAAACTTCATCCAGACCGACGCCGCCATCAACCCCGGCAATTCCGGCGGAGCCCTGGTGGACGCCAACGGCAACCTCATCGGCGTCAATACGGCGATCTTCTCACGCAGCGGAGGCTCGCTGGGCATCGGCTTTGCCGTTCCCGTGTCCACCGCACGCAATGTGATGCAACAGCTCATCAGCACCGGACAGGTGGTGCGGGGATGGATCGGTGTCGAGCCGCAGGACGTGACCGACCATCTCGCCCGAGCCCTGAATCTTCCTCACCCCGAGGGCGTGGTCATCGTCGGCGTGCTGCGCAAGGGGCCGGCCGATGCGGCTGGCGTGCGGCCCGGCGATGTGGTGCTCGACGTGAATGGCAAGCTGGTGGGCAATACCGGCCAGCTGCTCAACGCGGTGGCCGCCCTCAAACCGGGCAGCGAAGCGGCCATTCAAGTGCTGCGCGACGGCAAGGCGACCACGCTGAATGTACGCATCGGCACCCGACCGCAAAACACCAGCCAGAACCAGCCGGCCGAGGACAGCGAAGGCGTGCTGCCCTGA
- the tatC gene encoding twin-arginine translocase subunit TatC, giving the protein MSDPKKTVTPDSPEAEQPFISHLIELRNRLIRAIAAIGVVFIVLSIYPGPSGLFDLLSHPLIAHLPKGSTMIAIGVISPFVVPIKVTLLVAFMIALPAVLYQVWAFVAPGLYTHEKRLVMPLIISSTLLFYMGVAFCYFFVFGRLFTFIQGFAPKVITAAPDIEAYLSFMLTMFMAFGTAFEVPVVLMVLVRFGLVTVEQLKSWRSYFIVVAFIVAAIVTPPDVVSQTSLALSMILLFEVGILAAKYLVKYSAPPSEDEKDAQSPAS; this is encoded by the coding sequence GTGTCTGACCCCAAGAAAACTGTGACACCGGACAGCCCGGAGGCCGAGCAGCCGTTCATCTCCCACCTGATCGAATTGCGCAATCGCCTTATCCGGGCGATCGCGGCCATTGGCGTGGTGTTCATCGTGCTGTCGATCTATCCCGGTCCTTCAGGGCTGTTCGATCTGTTGTCCCACCCGCTCATCGCCCATCTGCCCAAGGGTTCGACGATGATCGCCATCGGCGTGATTTCTCCCTTCGTGGTGCCGATCAAGGTCACCTTGTTGGTGGCATTCATGATTGCCTTGCCCGCCGTGCTTTACCAGGTGTGGGCCTTCGTGGCGCCTGGTCTCTACACCCACGAAAAGCGTCTGGTCATGCCGCTGATCATCAGCAGCACCTTGTTGTTCTACATGGGCGTGGCGTTCTGCTATTTCTTTGTTTTCGGGCGCTTGTTCACCTTTATTCAGGGCTTTGCGCCCAAGGTCATCACCGCGGCTCCGGACATCGAGGCCTACCTGAGCTTCATGCTGACCATGTTCATGGCCTTCGGTACCGCATTCGAGGTGCCCGTGGTGTTGATGGTGCTGGTGCGCTTCGGGCTGGTGACGGTCGAGCAGCTCAAATCGTGGCGCAGCTACTTCATCGTGGTGGCGTTCATCGTGGCCGCCATCGTCACGCCGCCCGATGTGGTGTCGCAGACTTCGCTGGCCCTGTCGATGATTCTGCTGTTCGAGGTCGGCATTCTGGCGGCGAAGTATCTGGTGAAGTATTCGGCACCGCCCTCCGAAGACGAGAAGGACGCGCAGTCGCCCGCGTCTTGA
- the tatB gene encoding Sec-independent protein translocase protein TatB, translated as MFDIGMSEIGLIGVVALVVLGPEKLPRVARTAGNLLGRAQRYLADIKAEVNRQMDLEELRNVKSSLETAAQDMKKSVADNVAEVQGSFDDAWNEATAGLSGEAEPSMADGFSSPTLPSPDYPTKKRKKLSGNAVPQWYRRQARVRTQALSGAARMARYRVNR; from the coding sequence ATGTTTGATATCGGAATGTCCGAAATCGGCTTGATCGGCGTGGTCGCGCTCGTCGTGCTCGGGCCTGAAAAGCTACCGCGTGTGGCCCGAACGGCAGGCAATCTGCTGGGGCGCGCCCAACGTTACCTCGCCGACATCAAGGCCGAAGTCAATCGGCAGATGGATCTGGAAGAACTGCGCAATGTGAAGTCCTCGCTCGAAACGGCGGCGCAGGATATGAAAAAATCCGTCGCCGACAACGTCGCCGAAGTGCAGGGCAGCTTTGATGATGCCTGGAACGAGGCCACAGCAGGGCTGAGCGGCGAGGCCGAGCCGTCCATGGCGGACGGCTTCTCGTCCCCGACCCTGCCGAGCCCGGACTATCCGACCAAGAAGCGCAAGAAGCTCTCCGGCAATGCTGTTCCGCAGTGGTACAGACGCCAGGCCCGGGTACGCACTCAGGCGCTTTCAGGCGCCGCACGCATGGCGCGTTACCGCGTCAACCGCTGA
- the tatA gene encoding Sec-independent protein translocase subunit TatA, whose translation MGSFSIWHWLIVLVIVMMVFGTKKLKNMGSDLGSAVKGFKDGMRDASADDKTAEADKQLTAETSAKKEAIDVQAKEKSSS comes from the coding sequence ATGGGCTCATTTAGCATTTGGCACTGGCTGATCGTGCTGGTGATTGTGATGATGGTGTTTGGCACCAAGAAACTGAAGAACATGGGTTCCGACCTGGGTTCCGCAGTCAAGGGTTTCAAGGACGGCATGCGCGATGCGAGCGCCGACGACAAAACCGCGGAAGCCGACAAGCAACTGACGGCCGAGACCAGCGCGAAGAAGGAAGCCATCGACGTGCAGGCCAAAGAGAAGTCGTCTTCCTGA
- a CDS encoding histidine triad nucleotide-binding protein, translating into MTDPDCIFCKIVAGQVPAKILYQDEDVLAFHDIHPAAPVHFLIIPRLHLSSLFDVGTEHGAILGKMLQLVPRLAREQGCDDGFRTVINTGQNGGQEVFHLHLHVMGGPRPWKKQAP; encoded by the coding sequence ATGACGGATCCCGACTGCATTTTCTGCAAGATCGTCGCCGGCCAGGTGCCCGCGAAGATCCTCTATCAGGATGAGGATGTCCTTGCGTTTCACGACATTCATCCGGCGGCGCCGGTCCATTTCCTGATCATTCCCCGACTGCATCTATCGTCTTTGTTCGATGTGGGTACTGAGCACGGCGCCATACTCGGTAAAATGTTGCAGCTTGTACCCAGACTGGCGCGTGAGCAAGGTTGTGATGACGGGTTTCGCACCGTCATCAATACCGGCCAGAATGGCGGTCAGGAAGTGTTCCACCTGCACTTGCACGTCATGGGCGGTCCCCGTCCGTGGAAAAAACAGGCCCCTTAA
- a CDS encoding DUF4870 family protein, translating into MEDHRPIIEPSGSQDIEGLKTIAFVVYVLQALSFFWGITAIVGVIIDYVKLNDARGTWLENHLRWQIRTFWWGLFWSVIGFGLIWVFGLGFVVLGIVYIWTIYRVVKGWLKLTERKQVHPSL; encoded by the coding sequence ATGGAAGACCACCGTCCCATCATCGAGCCGTCCGGCTCGCAGGACATCGAAGGACTCAAGACCATCGCGTTCGTGGTCTATGTGCTGCAGGCGCTGAGTTTTTTCTGGGGCATCACCGCCATCGTCGGCGTGATCATCGACTACGTCAAACTGAACGATGCGCGGGGCACCTGGCTGGAAAATCACCTGCGCTGGCAGATCCGTACCTTTTGGTGGGGCCTGTTCTGGTCGGTGATCGGTTTCGGGCTGATCTGGGTGTTCGGCCTGGGCTTTGTGGTGCTGGGCATCGTTTACATCTGGACCATCTATCGCGTGGTCAAGGGCTGGCTCAAGCTCACTGAACGCAAGCAGGTCCATCCTTCCCTCTGA
- the hisIE gene encoding bifunctional phosphoribosyl-AMP cyclohydrolase/phosphoribosyl-ATP diphosphatase HisIE — MNWLDQVKWDARGLVPAIAQDAQTGRVLMFAWMNREALEQTHLRGEAVYWSRSRHKLWHKGEESGHVQTVRDIRLDCDGDVVLLQVEQAGGIACHTGRESCFFSSLEQDHWVEADPVLKDPAQIYHQAHAPTPKGSAEAAHSGAALEHLYATIVSRKHADPSLSYVARLFHKGEDAILKKIGEEATELVMAAKDGAPDKILYETADLWFHCLIALAQHGLTPQQVLAELERREGRSGLAEFAARPTGA, encoded by the coding sequence ATGAACTGGCTCGATCAAGTCAAATGGGATGCTCGCGGACTCGTCCCGGCCATCGCCCAAGACGCGCAAACCGGACGCGTCCTCATGTTCGCCTGGATGAACCGCGAGGCGCTGGAGCAGACGCATCTGCGCGGCGAGGCGGTGTATTGGTCGCGTTCGAGACACAAGTTGTGGCACAAGGGCGAAGAGTCCGGCCATGTGCAGACCGTGCGTGACATCCGCCTCGATTGCGACGGCGATGTGGTGCTGCTGCAAGTCGAGCAGGCAGGCGGCATTGCCTGTCACACCGGGCGCGAATCCTGTTTTTTCAGCAGTCTTGAGCAGGATCACTGGGTCGAAGCCGATCCGGTGCTGAAAGATCCGGCACAGATCTATCACCAGGCGCACGCGCCTACGCCAAAAGGTTCGGCCGAGGCGGCGCACTCCGGTGCTGCGCTTGAGCACCTCTACGCCACCATCGTCAGCCGCAAGCATGCGGACCCGAGCCTGTCTTACGTGGCCCGCTTGTTTCACAAGGGCGAGGATGCGATCCTGAAAAAGATCGGCGAAGAAGCCACCGAACTCGTCATGGCCGCCAAGGACGGTGCCCCTGACAAGATTCTGTACGAGACGGCCGACCTGTGGTTTCACTGCCTGATCGCACTGGCCCAGCATGGACTGACGCCGCAGCAGGTTCTCGCCGAACTTGAACGTCGTGAAGGCCGTTCGGGTCTGGCTGAGTTTGCGGCTCGGCCCACGGGCGCCTGA
- the hisF gene encoding imidazole glycerol phosphate synthase subunit HisF — protein sequence MLFKRIIPCLDVNGGRVVKGVNFVGLRDAGDPVEIAARYNAQGADELTFLDITATSDARDLLLHQIEAVASQVFIPLTVGGGVRTVEDVRRLLNAGADKVSFNSAAVANPQVIADASAKYGAQCIVVAIDAKRRADGEGWEVYTHGGRKATGLDAVAWAVRMTNAGAGEILLTSMDRDGTKVGFDLALTRAVSDAVSVPVIASGGVGNLDHLAAGFLEGHADAVLAASIFHYGEYTVGQAKQHLASRGIAMRPDWIS from the coding sequence ATGCTGTTCAAGCGCATCATTCCCTGCCTCGACGTGAACGGTGGCCGTGTGGTCAAGGGCGTCAACTTCGTCGGCCTGCGAGATGCCGGCGACCCGGTGGAAATCGCGGCCCGCTACAACGCCCAGGGCGCGGATGAACTCACCTTTCTCGACATCACCGCCACCAGCGACGCGCGCGACCTGCTGCTGCATCAGATCGAGGCCGTGGCGTCGCAGGTCTTCATTCCCCTGACGGTAGGTGGGGGCGTGCGCACCGTCGAAGACGTTCGGCGCCTGCTCAATGCCGGTGCCGACAAGGTCAGCTTCAACTCTGCTGCCGTGGCCAATCCTCAGGTGATCGCCGATGCCTCGGCCAAGTACGGCGCGCAGTGCATCGTCGTGGCCATTGACGCCAAGCGCCGTGCCGACGGCGAAGGCTGGGAGGTCTATACCCATGGCGGACGCAAGGCCACGGGGCTGGATGCGGTGGCATGGGCCGTGCGCATGACGAACGCCGGCGCCGGTGAAATCCTGCTCACCAGCATGGACCGCGACGGCACCAAGGTGGGTTTCGATCTGGCGCTCACCCGCGCTGTATCGGACGCGGTGAGCGTGCCCGTCATCGCCTCGGGCGGCGTCGGCAATCTCGATCATCTGGCCGCCGGCTTCCTGGAAGGCCACGCCGATGCCGTGCTGGCCGCCAGCATCTTTCACTATGGCGAGTACACCGTGGGGCAGGCCAAGCAACACCTAGCGTCTCGCGGCATCGCCATGCGGCCGGACTGGATCTCTTGA
- the hisA gene encoding 1-(5-phosphoribosyl)-5-[(5-phosphoribosylamino)methylideneamino]imidazole-4-carboxamide isomerase — protein sequence MLLIPAIDLKDGQCVRLEQGEMQGATVFSKDPAAMARHWIDQGAQRLHLVDLNGAFAGKPRNAEAISAILDEVGDEIPVQLGGGIRDLDTIEAYLDQGLGFVIIGTAAVKNPGFLRDACSAFGGHIIVGLDARDGKVATDGWSKLTGHEVADLARKFQDYGVEGVIYTDIGRDGMLTGINIEATVRLAEALDVPVIASGGLSGMADIEKLCAVESSGVEGVICGRSIYTGALDFAAAQRFVTSR from the coding sequence ATGCTGCTCATTCCGGCAATCGACCTCAAGGACGGCCAATGCGTTCGCCTCGAACAAGGTGAAATGCAAGGCGCCACGGTGTTCTCCAAAGATCCCGCCGCCATGGCCCGGCACTGGATCGATCAGGGCGCCCAGCGCCTGCATCTGGTGGATCTCAACGGGGCCTTCGCAGGCAAACCCCGCAACGCCGAAGCCATCTCGGCCATCCTCGACGAAGTGGGGGATGAAATTCCGGTGCAACTCGGTGGCGGCATTCGCGATCTCGACACCATCGAGGCCTACCTCGATCAGGGCCTGGGCTTTGTCATCATTGGCACGGCGGCCGTGAAGAACCCCGGCTTCCTGCGCGATGCCTGCAGCGCCTTTGGCGGACACATCATCGTCGGTCTCGATGCCCGCGACGGCAAGGTCGCCACCGATGGCTGGAGCAAGCTCACCGGCCACGAGGTGGCCGATCTGGCGCGCAAATTCCAGGACTACGGCGTCGAAGGCGTGATCTACACCGATATCGGCCGCGACGGCATGCTGACCGGCATCAATATCGAAGCGACGGTGCGTCTGGCGGAAGCCCTCGATGTGCCGGTCATCGCCTCGGGCGGTCTGTCGGGCATGGCCGACATCGAGAAACTCTGCGCCGTGGAGAGCAGCGGCGTGGAGGGGGTGATCTGCGGCAGGTCCATCTACACCGGCGCACTCGATTTCGCGGCCGCCCAGCGCTTCGTCACCAGCCGCTGA
- the hisH gene encoding imidazole glycerol phosphate synthase subunit HisH codes for MKRVAVVDYGMGNLRSVSQAVAHVAAGTPFDVIVTSDPAEVRAADRVVLPGQGAMPDCMRELRESGLQDAVLEAAASKPLFGVCVGMQMLLDHSTEGHVDGLGLIPGQVQRFALEGQSQPDGSRYKVPHMGWNAVWQGRAAHGAVHPLWARIPDGAAFYFVHSYYAAPQHGAHSAGETDYGVRFASAVARDNLFATQFHPEKSAEAGLTLYRNFLHWSP; via the coding sequence ATGAAACGCGTTGCCGTTGTGGACTATGGCATGGGCAATCTGCGCTCGGTGTCGCAGGCTGTCGCACATGTGGCTGCCGGTACCCCTTTCGACGTGATCGTGACCTCCGATCCGGCCGAGGTGCGCGCCGCAGACCGCGTGGTGCTGCCAGGGCAGGGCGCCATGCCCGATTGCATGCGCGAACTGCGCGAATCGGGTCTGCAGGACGCGGTGCTGGAGGCCGCCGCCAGCAAGCCGCTGTTCGGCGTCTGCGTGGGCATGCAGATGTTGCTCGACCACAGCACCGAAGGTCACGTCGACGGACTCGGTCTCATTCCAGGCCAGGTGCAGCGCTTCGCGCTCGAAGGCCAATCCCAGCCCGATGGCAGCCGGTACAAGGTGCCGCATATGGGCTGGAACGCCGTCTGGCAGGGACGCGCTGCGCATGGCGCCGTGCACCCCCTCTGGGCGCGCATCCCCGATGGCGCGGCCTTTTATTTCGTGCACAGTTACTACGCCGCCCCGCAACACGGCGCCCACAGCGCGGGCGAAACCGACTATGGCGTGCGGTTCGCCAGCGCCGTGGCGCGGGACAATCTTTTCGCCACCCAGTTTCACCCCGAGAAAAGCGCGGAGGCTGGGCTGACGCTCTATCGCAATTTCCTGCACTGGTCGCCGTGA
- the hisB gene encoding imidazoleglycerol-phosphate dehydratase HisB, giving the protein MRTAQVSRNTAETQITVSINLDGTGVSKLSTGVGFFDHMLDQIARHGLVDLDIQAKGDLHIDAHHTVEDVGITLGQALARAIGDKKGIRRYGHAYVPLDEALSRVVIDFSGRPGLEWQVPFTRAMIGEFDVDLAHEFFQGLVNHAAITVHVDNLRGDNAHHQCETVFKAFGRALRAAAERDPRMGEVIPSTKGSL; this is encoded by the coding sequence ATGCGCACTGCCCAGGTTTCCCGCAACACCGCCGAAACGCAAATCACCGTGTCCATCAACCTCGATGGCACGGGCGTCTCCAAACTGTCCACGGGCGTTGGTTTCTTTGATCACATGCTCGACCAGATCGCCCGGCACGGGCTGGTCGACCTCGACATCCAGGCCAAGGGCGATCTGCATATCGACGCGCATCACACGGTGGAAGATGTCGGCATCACGCTGGGCCAGGCGCTGGCGCGTGCCATCGGTGACAAGAAAGGCATCCGCCGCTACGGCCATGCCTACGTGCCGCTCGATGAGGCGCTGAGCCGGGTGGTCATCGATTTTTCGGGCCGGCCTGGTCTGGAATGGCAGGTGCCGTTCACCCGCGCCATGATTGGCGAATTCGACGTCGATCTGGCCCACGAGTTCTTTCAGGGGCTGGTCAATCATGCCGCCATCACCGTGCATGTCGACAATCTGCGCGGCGACAACGCCCATCACCAGTGCGAAACTGTGTTCAAGGCCTTCGGGCGCGCCCTGCGTGCGGCCGCCGAACGCGACCCCCGCATGGGCGAAGTGATTCCCTCGACCAAAGGTTCGCTGTAA